A section of the Dehalobacter sp. DCM genome encodes:
- a CDS encoding matrixin family metalloprotease has product MKIKQNKYLRSIILSISFIILFVTPVYAITPTFTYSCSRGVNVYYYIENGSSNPLYTPIRDAAYNWEHTGFGYNPIYLYIKSTNSGTAIDFYAKTSAYWGEDGDNIGGQTRPMNASGYEIDPNLSNWLYSEIYLNNTALSTLSSSLRQGISAHEMGHAFGLKHYNTNPTGSIMCQTSYGRTVQTVQQEDNDAINAKY; this is encoded by the coding sequence ATGAAAATAAAACAAAATAAGTATTTGCGTTCTATAATTTTATCAATTTCATTTATTATTCTTTTTGTTACACCCGTATATGCAATAACACCAACATTTACTTATTCATGCTCTAGAGGAGTAAATGTATATTATTATATAGAGAATGGATCAAGCAATCCTCTATATACTCCGATTAGAGATGCCGCATATAACTGGGAACATACAGGCTTTGGATATAATCCAATATATTTATATATTAAAAGTACAAATAGTGGAACCGCAATTGATTTTTATGCTAAGACTAGCGCCTATTGGGGTGAAGACGGAGATAATATAGGGGGACAAACTCGCCCAATGAATGCGTCGGGTTATGAAATAGACCCAAATTTAAGTAATTGGTTGTATTCAGAAATATATTTAAACAATACTGCACTATCAACTCTGTCTTCTTCATTAAGACAAGGGATATCGGCACATGAAATGGGACACGCATTTGGGTTAAAACATTATAATACTAATCCCACAGGTAGTATTATGTGTCAAACTTCCTATGGTAGAACAGTACAAACTGTACAACAAGAAGATAATGATGCAATAAATGCAAAATATTAA
- a CDS encoding cyclic lactone autoinducer peptide, whose protein sequence is MISTKRMGTSMILRMLAFVGSVGVEKSDCLGWFYKPKMPKDLIQDKVNQ, encoded by the coding sequence ATGATAAGTACAAAACGAATGGGGACGTCGATGATTCTTCGGATGTTGGCGTTTGTCGGGTCAGTAGGGGTAGAAAAATCAGATTGCTTGGGATGGTTCTATAAACCTAAAATGCCGAAAGATCTTATTCAGGATAAGGTAAACCAATAA
- a CDS encoding accessory gene regulator B family protein, translated as MLSLEDIAHHLTVNMTRGMNMNTIQTAKIEYGLAILLGITIETVLTVGVSALIGTVSYTLIMMLAALIVRFFTGGAHCSSFRRCVIFTVFSFVVLSMLAKLMASNVSFNQAIEIVIFPTIIGIVFQSVMKTGIGAKLVLMSDRLMQRMKI; from the coding sequence GTGTTAAGTCTGGAGGATATAGCCCATCATTTAACAGTGAATATGACCAGAGGCATGAATATGAATACAATTCAAACAGCGAAGATCGAATATGGCTTAGCGATACTGCTTGGCATTACAATTGAAACTGTTTTGACAGTGGGTGTATCCGCTTTGATAGGAACAGTAAGTTACACGCTGATTATGATGCTCGCTGCATTGATCGTTCGGTTTTTTACCGGAGGGGCCCATTGCTCCAGCTTTCGGCGGTGTGTAATATTTACGGTGTTTTCGTTTGTCGTTTTATCTATGTTGGCTAAATTGATGGCTTCAAACGTATCCTTCAATCAGGCGATTGAAATCGTTATTTTCCCTACCATTATCGGTATTGTTTTTCAGAGCGTTATGAAAACCGGTATCGGTGCAAAGTTGGTTTTAATGAGTGACAGACTGATGCAAAGAATGAAGATTTAG